tattccgggatgaAGGGAGTATTTCAGAACATCAAGTCTTAACAATTTTGAGAAATAGGCAAATAACATGCATGTACTATTAACGGCCAAAATTGGGTGTTGTTGAACGAACCTGGTCTGGCATGAGAGGAAATGATTTACCCCCAATGGTGAACGAAATCGGGGGCATATATCCAATCTCCTTGCAGTCAACAAATGATTTTCGCCCCGGGTTTGGGAGTTTCTCACATAGCTTCAACAACAAGACAAGAATCAGTTCCAGAATACAGCTAGAGCTAGCTAAGGTGAGACATAGATCATGAATCTGTTACCTCATTCATAAAATTGAGCACTTTTTCTTTTGCTCTCTTTTCTTGTATTTGTGCCTGTATATACATTATTGCCATCTCACAGAAACTGCAATACGTGTTGTTTTCAACTGTCGACTCATCCTCGTATGCACCACCTTCCACAACTGATTCAATTCCGTCACTGCATCAGTGTTAATTCCAGGGACTTGattaaaattcaacatacaTAGCTAGGAATGAACACCATGGATTATAAAGTGTGCAACCGCGACACTAACCTCTTGTATACACATAATCTCATTGTTGAGCATATTCTTTCAGGTTCTAACTGCAGATTGAATGAAAAAGAATTCTCAAATAAACATGAAAGAAATTAACAAACTGAGACTCTGAGAGTGAAAATTAAACAGTGAGAGTCTAAGACAAACCCCTGATATCAAAAGATCCCATATTCCATCCCCGTATTTTGAAACTACAGTTTTGCATTCCGAGCTGAATATTCCATCTGCTCCTATCACATGATTAATCTCTGCAACCACCATCTGACATTTTTTTTGCAAATGGTTAATTAAGAGATCTTCCTATGTTATTTTGATTGATCCAATAGAGTTGAGTCAAGGATGCTTACTGTTGGACCGGCAATTAAGGATGTCCCTGAATCAACAATTGCAGCACACCCCTCCGAACAGTGACCTGTTGAACTGTTTGCAATGTCAAGACCTTCTAGCTCTATCTGTTAAGAAAACAGCAAGATCATGATTCAAGTTTCGTGTAAAGGAAGCTACAAAAACGAGATATCAACTTATTCGTAAAGTAAAGCTTTACTGACTGACCTGCCAGTAACCACTATCAGTATCAGCTACTGAGATATAAGTATGATCCCCCAGATGGTGTTTCCAGTCAATAGCACCGAAAACAATTTCACCTCCAACTTCTGCATTCTGTGGATCCTTATTAAGCCATAGAGAGAATATTTCCTGATTCACAAGTCCCTGCTGCGCCATATTGTACCTACCACAGACAATGACAgaaaattttattagagattaaACAAAGCATTATAGAGGCATACAACAAGCTTGAATGTGGAATTAATAGACCAAACAAGGGTGACTAAAAGGAATCAGGTAAGGAGCGGGAAAATGTACCATAGTGGCGCCTCTATGCCAGAAGACATATCCTCAAGTCCTAAGCCAACTATCCCATCAAATTGTCTAAATATGAGATCAATAGATCTTTCCATCTGTGCTTCAACAAACacctaaaaattaaaacaaaggcAATGgatgagaagaagaagaagcatTGAAGTCGTAGTTAGTTAGCTGAACTAACAAACACAAACAGCAAACCTGATCTTTGACAATTAGGCCACCAACATCGATATTATCTTGATCATATAAACCAGAAATATATCCAGAACCATAAGGAATCTTGCAGGGTTTGCCTGTTTAAAGTGAATGAGAATATCAGCAGAGCAAAGCCATTTTTTATTGGTGAAAGACAAAGCTCTCATAACCTTCCTAGTTCTATCTATCTCCCTTCCATTTCAAGTATTACTCCACGACATTAAAGCTGAGAAAAGCCTAATCAAACAGCCTAATCAAACACTATGAAACAAGAATACGAGTAAAATTACCAATCTTGGTGTATGTTTTTGACAGCCTTGAGCAGTAAGTGGAGTGGAAGTAGCAAGCAATCTGCTCGTAATTCAAAGAAAACTACAATTATCACTCTGGTGCAGTTAAACAAAACTAATCACAAAATATAAGGAACTTAATTATAGCTTGAACTCACCGAAAAGAAACATTTGGAAGAGGGAACCCAAAGCTTAGAGCTAGCAGTATCAAAGACAACATTGAACTTCTGAGGAGGGGTGCCAATGCCAATCTCCCCATAATATTGAATATCCATGAAATTCTTCAAGTATACAATGGCAGAGTCCAAATCCTTATGATGACGCCTAACATTAATGCTCGAAGCAGTTGCTCTCTCTAAGTCAAAGTGCCGCTTCTTTAGCTCAATTCTCATCAATCCATCAGAGTTTTCAACaagagaaaaagaagaagagcaAAACCATATGACAAACATCATAACAAATAATTTCCTGTCCATCCTCACTGAGTAGTCTAGTTTCACCAGTTAGTCTTCAGTTAGCCTGCCTATTTTGGTTCCACAAACATTAGTGAGGATCATATGAAAATAAAGTGCACCTTTCATGTAACACTTTAATGGCGACATAAACCCAAATTATTTACATTCATTATATTTGAAAGCACACAGAAGAATTTTACATCTTAGAACTAAAATAGACTTATTGTTTTAGAATTTGCTTCCTACTTTTTATCTAGAAGGACTGTGTTTTTATATTTCTCCATTTCTACCGTTTCCcttcccatttccattctgcGCAAGATAGCATGGATTTCTTTTAAGGCTCCCACCTACGAGATTATTGTTTACGTACAGATGAAGCAAGTAATTTCTACTGAATGCAAGGGAAGAAATGACAATGGTAAGCTCGGAATTTATAACGAATTAGAAACACGTAAATTTGGCAATACATTTGATTATGAAAATTTGCCCAATAGTAGCAACATACTCAAATCAATTACAAACGGAGACTAACACTAACACAAACAACTAAAATTTGAGGAATAAAAAGAGATGGGGTTTAGTTACATACCTTCTAACCAGAAGCTAAAGGAATGGAaagctttgaacttgaaatactgaCCCATCAACTCTTTATACTGTCAACAAAACAGTACAGTTTATACTAAAATTTTGTTGTGTTGCTTCTCTAATTGAAGGTGATGAGCAAAAGAGTGAAGGTGAAGCCAATCTTTCATTTTCAGAAGATCTGTTGTGGAGAAATAACCAAGAAGTTTCCTTGGATTGTCTGAACTCTGAACTAAGCAGAGTACGAGTATCAGAAACTCCAAATTAGTACTTGTCAGAAAATTCAGATATCATCTACCAATCTGAGTTTCAGCTGTTACTGTCAGTCCTAAGTATCTGATATCCAATTAAATTTCCATGTGCTGCTGCTGGAACTACCGCTAATTCCAAAATGGTGATCACAACCAATTTAGTTCGTTAAACTGTTAAAAGTCTTGGTCGGAACAGAAGCCAACTTTAACTTGGGCCCCgattggtagggcgtaaaataTTTTCTCctgggagtaaaattgctctCCCAATGATGGAAAACCATTTTCCCTTCAAAATGAAGGGAATActgttttccttccttttctttaTCTCTCTTGTACACTCCTCTCACTATCTGTTTCCTTTccctttcattttccttttttttcatcGTTTTTCTTACACAGAACCAAACAactgtttgaaattttattttccatGAAAATTGTTTTACACCCAACCAAACGGCGCATTGATGTAAAATGTCGTCTAcgtcattttttgttttttttttggctctCTATAAAAACCAAAAAGATTTAGGAATATCATTGTGTCGATTCTCTAAAACGTTATGCATCTAAAACATCAAAGAAGAAAACAGAAGTTGTGTTAAGAGTATAATGCACATGTTAATATTGGACTAGCTAGTTATCTCACATTGGAGAAATAAAAAGAGATGACTAACATATAAGATAGGTAGGCTACTCCACCTACCACCAATTGATTTTAAGATAGAACCCCGTCCATCTATTTTTTTGTCCGAGCTTGTGTATGTATGGCCCAATGAGCTTTATCAAGCTGAGATAAACGAATCTTTGGGATACAATTCTATACGGGTAGGTTTGGTTCTAGTCATAATTTCTTTTTGGTGCAAGTAAGCCACAATGGCAACACAAATGAGGGTGGATGGATTCGAACTTGCACCCTCCATGCCAATATGCCACTAAGCCAAGACTAGCCATAATGACTGATGAGTCATTGGTTTAAAATTTAATATGCTTATGTCTTGACTAATGTCttctaaaaattgaaattttatgaaaaatacTACTACTTCGTACTCTGTATTAGTCATCAAATGAAATTTCGGGTCATTATACTTCAAGTCAAGTTTCAAATAGTTCGAACAATCAGCCAAAAACCCATGTTACATGTGCTACTGTTGTCTTCTTTAGTCTCTCCTAGGAATCCACTCGAAAACAATTGTGACAAAAATTTTcattggaggagagagattcaAATAAGAAACTTTCGTGATAAATAATCAAATTTAGGGGTTTAGGGAAGGGGATTCGATTATAGATAAGAACAGATTGAAGGTcgataatggaggagagagaaaacgatgGTGGGTGATGGCTCCTTGGAGGCGGCGGCGATGGCGGATCACCTTCGATTTTGCACGCATCACCGCCGTCGCCCGCCACCATCAGTCTGCTCGGCTTTTTCGTCGCTTCCCATCTCCGTGCGCTTCTGATCTCTGTCAATCATCGTCGTCGCCACCATCAGGTTtgccccttttctttttcctttttatttcaatgtgtttcattcttttggtttTTTAATTATTGAATACTATAAGTTTGTGTTGCTGATTTGTTTCAATTTGGTGTTAATATTGATGACGAATATAAGTGTTTATTTTTTCTGTAATTGTAAACATGGTATATGGGTACGAAAATGAAAAATTACCTTCGGCTTCTCTTTAATTACTAAATTTTAATCACTTTATCtctgaatttttgaattaatttgtgatttttttgtgattattttctgaatttatgAGTTAATTTCTGATTATTTGCTGAACTTATGAGTTAAATTGTAGTTATTTGATGAAGGTGGATCTGTAATGGGATGAGAATGGTGGAGAAATATGTAAtagtaaaaaatattttgaaatctCAGGGCCTCTATTTGTGTTTTCTCTACTTATTCGAATTTAAGATGGATCTCAATCTATCTGATGTCTGCAGCCTCAAGCTTTTAATAGTTAGCCTGCTTTTCTATCGCCCTTACCACATCAGTggccgccgccaccaccaccagttTCGGTCAGTCTTTGTGTTTTACCATTCATCTTTAGTATGTTCTGAATTATTTTAATgtatcaatttttatttttgcatttatcttGC
This genomic stretch from Spinacia oleracea cultivar Varoflay chromosome 3, BTI_SOV_V1, whole genome shotgun sequence harbors:
- the LOC110792417 gene encoding aspartic proteinase; protein product: MDRKLFVMMFVIWFCSSSFSLVENSDGLMRIELKKRHFDLERATASSINVRRHHKDLDSAIVYLKNFMDIQYYGEIGIGTPPQKFNVVFDTASSKLWVPSSKCFFSIACYFHSTYCSRLSKTYTKIGKPCKIPYGSGYISGLYDQDNIDVGGLIVKDQVFVEAQMERSIDLIFRQFDGIVGLGLEDMSSGIEAPLWYNMAQQGLVNQEIFSLWLNKDPQNAEVGGEIVFGAIDWKHHLGDHTYISVADTDSGYWQIELEGLDIANSSTGHCSEGCAAIVDSGTSLIAGPTMVVAEINHVIGADGIFSSECKTVVSKYGDGIWDLLISGLEPERICSTMRLCVYKSDGIESVVEGGAYEDESTVENNTYCSFCEMAIMYIQAQIQEKRAKEKVLNFMNELCEKLPNPGRKSFVDCKEIGYMPPISFTIGGKSFPLMPDQYIHKVKQGGSQVCISAFVGVDVPSPQAPLWVLGNIFLGAYHTVFDVGNRKVGFAKAA